A genomic segment from Chitinophaga niabensis encodes:
- the nuoK gene encoding NADH-quinone oxidoreductase subunit NuoK — protein sequence MPVQYYIFLSIALFCIGIMGVLMRRNAIIIFMCIELMLNAVNLLLVAFSKMWVDAGRVDAASAQLFVFFVMVVAAAEVSVGLAIIVMMYRNTHSVDINILSRLKN from the coding sequence TTCCTGAGTATCGCCTTGTTCTGCATAGGCATTATGGGAGTATTGATGCGTAGGAACGCCATTATCATTTTCATGTGTATAGAGTTAATGCTCAATGCAGTGAACCTGTTGCTGGTAGCATTTTCTAAAATGTGGGTGGATGCCGGCAGAGTAGATGCTGCTTCTGCTCAGCTCTTTGTATTTTTTGTAATGGTGGTAGCAGCTGCGGAAGTATCTGTAGGCTTAGCCATTATTGTTATGATGTACCGCAACACACATTCGGTAGACATCAATATTCTCAGCAGGTTGAAAAACTAA